TCCGGCTTCGTTTTTATTATCCGTGGACACCCAGTATGGAGTACCTTTTGGGGGGAAGGTCAAGTGAGGGAAATCAGGCGAGCACCGAACTAGTCAGTTGCTCCACCTTGATGCCCAACGCCGTCGCGACCTTGGCCAGGGTAGCCCGGCGGGGTCTGGCTGATTTTGCCTCAATCTGCTCCAGTGCCGCAGGCGATATGCCCATCCGTGTGGCCACCTGCTCCTTGGTTAAACCCAGGTGTTCGCGCCAAGCGCGAGCGAGGCTTTTCCGCCCCTTGTTGGCGATCGCTGAAACTTCCAGGGGGATGGTCACTTCTTCGTTGCTCATGCGCGAATATAGAATGAAAGGTGAGCAGATGACAACCCAACCCGAGCTTGTCGAATTTGCCTCAAATCAAGGAGGCTTGACCAACGTTCCCCCGGCCCGGGGGCGGCCTGCTTCCCCGTCTCCAGGCTCCGATCTGTCTTCAGCAGGGGCTGGCGGTTATCGTTTCAGTACAGCAACAGACGTTAATGGCAATGATGGATGACGGGGAAGCGGTTGCAGCGTTCACCCGTGGACATCCTGCTTGTTTGGGGCGCTTGTTGGGGAATCTGGTGTCGCGAAATATTGTTATGAATTCTGACGTGAATTATTCTTTCATATCAGTCTATAGCAATGTTTTGTGCCAGGTATCTGATGACATCGGACACGCTGCGAAATAAGAATTCATGTTTAAAAAGTTTGACGGAGTTTATTTCTTGGCGTTCATGTTCAAGCCGGATCTGACTTCGAGTGAACAAGATGAATATTAGATCAGTAAGAGAACTTGATTTAACCTTGATCATGATTCCGTCATCGTCACGATCGAGCGTGAAGTTACACCCCGAGACAGTCAATAATTCCTTCACTTCCGAGGTGATTTCTTTCTCGGCCTCGATGCATCCAGGGGCGCATGATTCGTCGCAGAATCCTCTCTGAATCCGTTTGAGCATGGATATTACCAGGGAAATACGGGGGGAATTTTCTACGCCCACAATGAATTTTCAATACTACCCAGGTAGGAATAGTTCAACTGCGGGTTGCACGAAAAGATATCGAACATAAGGATTTACCCTCAGGCCTTTGTGATTCCGTGGGTAATGCGGCCCGGATGGGGGGCTACCTCCCAGGCCCGGGCCTGTACACGACCCTGCAGGAGAGGGGAGTCATGGCCGGCGATTGGGCGAACACCTTGACAGGGCAAGCAATTCCGGCCTTAAGGACAATATGAACTCAGGGTGATCGTGTATGAGAGACGGGGTGTTGTTCTCGGCAAGAGCAGCTGGATTCGTTGACCGTTCAATTTTGATGAGCAGTTGCACTGGGATGGGGTGTTGATGATGCATCGACCATGTTGAGCCATGCCCAAATCTGGAATATGAGTTGAGACAGCATTGGTATGAACTGAATATACATCATATAAGATTTCTTGAATTTAGGCGTTGCCTCATCCGCAATGGACGCTTATAAGGCAGAGTGAACGTCACATTTTTCCGGAAAAAGGGACGTGTCCTACGTACATGAGAAATCGCTGGTATAAGATGTAGGCGGATGGAGGCATAAATGAAAGAATTCTTCCGACCCTGGAAGAGGGTGAACGATCAGGAAAATTGGAACAAGGACTGTCTGGCTTTTGATGCCGCGGTGGCCGACAAGGAGCTTTCACGAAAACAACGTCTCCGGGCTGAGCGGCTCGGAAGGATGATATTCCTGCGCTGGGCTGCAGAACAATCTTCGTGCCCGGAAGATATGAGCGAGGAGCACTGGGGCGACATCAAATTGTTGATGGCCCAGTTTGGATAAATTGCGGCTTCGCCCGGGAGCGGCTGTCAGGGGGGCTGTCCGCATGCCCCCCCGCTGATCAGACGTCGCCTACCTCCAGAAACACCAGCGTCTGGTTGAGAAGCTGGTAGGCGATCTCACCGAATGTGATGGGGCCGACGAACGGCTCGGTCCTTTTCCCTTCCAGCCCGGAATACAGATAGTTCAGGATGCAGTTGCAGGAGAACGCCACGCGGTCCTCCGCCACTTGCCCCTCCGCTTCCAGGCGGTTCTTGAAGGCAGTCTCGTAATCCTCCACTGGCTTGGCGTGCTTGTATTGCAGGCCCTTGAACACCGGGGCGTAGAACGTCACTTCGCCCTCGGCGTCGTCGATCCCCTGAAAGCTGGTGTTGACCATGACCCCGTAATAGTTGGCCACCAGGGGGAGCCTGGTGTCGAGTTCGTTTCTTCTGATGTAGGAAGCGAAATCCTCCTTTACGCCGTTGACCAGCACTTCCCTGGCGGAGAAGCCGTCGACAGGGAAGGTGAGGACGTCCCCGTCGCCCTGCTCGAAGAGGTTGACGATGCCCACGTTGGCCACCTTGCCGGGAGCCAGGTCGGCGTGGAGCACGAGCCCTCCCTCGCTGAACATCGCCCCTGTCTGGCCGTTGAACACCTTGGGCGTGACCTCGCCCAGGTCGTCCAGATGGACACCGGAAATCCAGCCCACCAGGGGGCGCACGCCGAAATCGTTGTAGCCGGGGGCGTTCAGGGCGAAGGCCAGGTGGGCGATGCTCCGGGCCGGCAGGACGATGAAGCTGAAGCCGTGCTCCGCGCCGTCCGTGAACACCCGCGAGAGGCTCCCATGGTCGTAGCGGATGATCTCGAAAGCTGCCACCGCGTCCGTGACGTCCGTGACGTGGACCATGGACCTGGAGGCCAGCCCTCCCAGGGGGCGGGTGATGAAATACGGGATGGTGCCGCCTATCCAGTTGCCCTTGGGCAGTTTTCGCAGGGCGTTTTCGTCGCCGGCGAGGAGCAGTGTCCGGCCCTCGAGAATCTTGGCCTTGGTTTCCGCGATGCCCAGGATACTCTGTTCCATGGCCCCCCCTATCCGGAAATGGTCTTCAGGTCTTCCTGCGCGGCCGGGTTGCCGGTGTTCTTCGCGTAGAGCCCGTGCAGTTTTTCCGTGCACGATTTCAACATTTCGGGCGAAGAATCCTCTTCGATAAGGCGGCTGCATCTGCCGATGAAGATTTTCGCGGCCATGAATTTCAGATCGTAGTGCGCCTTGCCGGTCACGATGTCCGCCCAGACCGGGTGGGACTTGGCTGGAAGCTCCATGTCCTGTTCCTCCTGCGGAAAGTTGCGATGCCGAGCGCCGCCGGGAATCATTCCGAACGCAACGGCACGAGTACGTTGATCTCGTCGGGCAGCCTGAAGCTTTCGCGCAGCTTGGAAAGCCTCAGGCGGGCGATCTCGGTTATTTCTTGTCCCTTGGCCATGATCAGGGTGTTGCCCTCGTCGAAGATGTCCTGGCGCAGGATCATCCCCGGGAGGATGTCCTTGAAGGACAGGAACCTCGGCACGTAGCCGTCGTCGCTGAAAACCGTCTCCTCGAACGCCTTGAACAGTTCGGGAGCCAGGGCCGCCCATTGCGGGCGCAGGTTGTCGATCGCTGCCTCCTTGTCGACCCCGAGCTGGTCCAGGTCGTCGTATTGCAGGCAGATGTTGAGCAGGCGGGCCGATTCTGGCAGCGGGGATTCGTTGCTGGCGTTCATGCAGTCGATCTGGTGCCCCACGATCTCCACCACGTCGGTCATGCGCGGAATCTGGGACAGCAGCGTGGAGGCCACGGTGGCGTGCATGCGGTATATCTGGGCTTCCTCGGGGCTCAGCTCCATGCCCCGGAAGCGCTTGAAGATGATCTCCTGGGGCACCGCCACCATGCCGATCTGGGAGAGCATCCCGGCCAGCTCGTACTTCAGGGGGTTGGCCATGCCGATCCGCTTGAGGACGTGCATCATGAGCCGCTTGATGCGCTCCCCCCGGCTGAACGCCTCCGGGCTGACCAGGTTCAGGATGTCGATGAGGACCTTGATGCAGCCGCGCAACGTCCCCCGGAGGAGCTCCTTCTCGGCCATGACCAGGCGGTATTGTTCTATCCCGGCGTCGATGGCCCGGATGATCGCATCCACCGGGCAAGGCTTGGTGAGGAAACGGAAGATGTTGCCTTCGTTGACGGCAGCCACGGAGGATTCGAAATCGCCATGCCCTGTGAGCATCATCCGCACGCTCAGCGGACTGATATCCTTCACCTTGGCCAGGAACTTCACTCCGTCCATGCCCGGCATGGCCAAGTCGGAGATGACCACGGCGAAGGGGCCCAGGGAATGCAGCGCGGCGAGCCCTTCCTCCGGTCCCTCGGCGGTGGTCAGGTCGTAGCGGCGCATCAGTCCACGGCGCAGGCTGTCGAGGATATGCCTCTCGTCGTCGACGACCAGTATCTTCATGTTCACACGGGCACACCTCCGGCTTGACTCCGCGGGCCTGGACCTGTCCTTGCGGGCGCTGGCCCGCTCGGGGAGAAGGTGTATTCCCGCAAGGGCCTTCGCCTTCGCGGAGCACGCTGAGTTTCATGCGCAATACCAGAAAACTTCGGTAAGGGAACGCGGAAGTTCGAAAAACTTTTTACCGGAGCGTTGCAGTATGCTTTGTGTCCTCGTCCGGCCGTGGAGGGCGCACGGCGTGCGATGGTGTCAAAACAGTGGACAGACGCAGCGCGGGGAGCTTAATAATCCGGGGCAGGGAAGGGAGAATGCCGTCCGCTTGGGGTGGTTCGCCCGCCAGGAGGAGCCTTTCCCGCAGGGCCTGCGGTCCGCCGGTCCCCCGGAGGCCGGCGACGCCTCCCGGGCGGGCGCCGGGTGCACTACCAAACAGGAAGGCTTGCCTGGTTTATGGATCTCATCGCGTCTCTTCAGGAAACCCTCCGCGTATTCCAAAGTGTCGACGTTCTGCAGTTTCTTCAGCATGTGATCGGAGAGTACGGCTATTGGGCGCTGCTTATCGGCACCTTCCTCGAGGGCGAGACCATTCTCCTCGTGGCCGGATTCCTCGCCCATGGCGGCACGCTGGACCTCTCCTTTTGCATCCTGGCGGCCTTTGTCGGCTCCCTGTCGGGCGACCAGGCCGCGTTCTACGTGGGCAGGTGGAAGGGCAAGCAGTTCGTCGACAAGCGCCCCGCCTGGAAATGCCGGGTCGACCGGGTCCACCAGATGCTGGAGCGCTTCCACGAAGCCCTTATTCTGAGCTTCCGGTTCTTTTACGGACTGCGCAACCTGACTCCTTTCATCCTGGGCACTACGGACATCTCCGGGATTAAGTTCTTCCTGCTCAACGCCGTCGGGGCCGCCATATGGGCGGTTTCCTTCGGTTGCGCCGGCTATTTCTTCGGCACCCTGGTGGCGAGCGTGCTCAAGGACGTCCACCACATCGAGATGATCCTCCTCATCGTGGTGGTCCTCGCGCTCTTGCTGGCCTGGTTCTTTCGCCGCCGCAAACGCAGGAAGGTCGACCAGGCATGCCTGGCCAACCTGGCGCAAACCGATCAGGAAACGCCTCCGGAGGGCGGATCCCGGCCTGGCGGATCCGGAGAAAACTGATGTTTTTCGCCTCGACCGGCAACTCGTGAGCATCATTCCCTCTTTTATGGTTCCCGAAGAACTCAATTTGACGCTATGGCTTGATTTTCACAGGGTTTTGCTCCAATAAAGAACCATTGTTTCCTCCCGCGCTGCCCGTCGCGCTCCTGAACAGCCCAGCGCGGCGGCAACATCTCACAACGAGAGGTTCCATGTCCGGTCAGTTGCCGGATGAAGACGGCCGCATCCTGGAAGCGGCAAGAATATGCGCCAGAGAGCTCGACGGCTTGTGCCGCGGGTTTCTGGAGTCCTTTCATTCGTGCGAGCGGGATTTCCTCCGCCTCGGCGATGCCCTGCACGGTTTCAACGCCACCGCCTCCGACGTTTCGCGCCGTTGCGCCGAACTGGCCGAGCTGACTTCCGGCGAGGCGGTGTCTTCGGCCACGTCCAAGCTGAGTTCCCATCTGGAGCACATGGTCGCCGCCTGCGCCGGCAGCACCGTGGGGCGAGAGGTAGCCGGACTGGAAACCATCGCCTCGGTTGGCGGCAAACTTTCAGAAAATATGCGTGACTTCACCCGGCTGGTGAAGCACCTCTCCATGCTTGGCATCTCCACGCGCATCGAGAGCGCCCGACTGGGAAGCCAGGGGCTCGGCTTCAGCACTTTGGCCGACGATGTGGAGAAACTGGCGGGCAAGATCGAAAGTTCCTCGGAAAGGATATCGAGCCGGGCCATCGAGTTGACCAAGCAATGCCACGAGGCGTCCAAGAGCATCGTGGAGATGGAGAACACCCGGAAAAACTACTCCCATTCGGCAATGGAACTTCTCGAGGCCGACCTCGACGCCCTGGACAAGCTGCGCGAATCGTCGAACCGGACAGCGGCCGAGATTTCGGACGAGGCCGCCAGCCTGGTGTCCAGCGTGTCCGAGGCGGTGCTCTCCATGCAATTCCATGACATCATCCGCCAGCAGCTCGAACACGTTGCGGAAGCGACCTCCGAAGTTAGGTCCATGGCTGCGGCCGGCCCGCAGACCGCAGCCGGACACGACGCCAGGGACTGGGAGGAGCTGGCCGGCTGGATGCGGAGCGTGCTCACGTTGCAGCACTCGCAGTTGGACAACGCGCACGGACGCTTCTCCCAGGCTATGGAGTCGCTGTGCTCGAGCCTGCGCGACATAGCCGGCCGCGTGGGCAACATGGCCTCCAAGGCGGGCGGGTTGGGCTCCGGTGATGCCGGCCAGCGCGGGATACTCGGCCAGATCGAGCAGGAGATCCGCAGCATCGCCCAGGCGCTCAAGGACTACGCCACGCTGGAGACGCGGATGTCCGCAGTCATGGGCGAGGTGGGAGGCTCCATCCGGGAAATGGCTTCTTCGGTGTCCGAGATCGAGGAGGTCGGCTCGGAGATCGAGCTCATCGCCCTGAACGCCTCCGTGCGGGCCGCGCACACCGGCGAGGAGGGCAAGGCCTTGGGCGTGCTGGCCTCGGCCATCCAGAAGCTCTCCGTGGACGCCAGGAGCCAGACCGACAAGATCGCCGCGCTGCTCGCCTCGGTGGACGCCGGCTCCCTGGACGTGGAAGCCATCGCCGGGGCCTCGGTGGACGCGAAAACTTTCGAATCCTCGATTGCGGAGCTGGACGCCGAGATGGCCAACCTCAAGGCTTTGGACGAGCACGTGGCCCAGGCCGCCCTGTCGGTTCAGAAGGAGGCGTCCCGCCTCTCCTCCGACATCGAGGCCACTGTGTCGTCTCTGGATTTCCAGCAGGGCCTGCTCTCGGCCATGGCGGCGGCGGAAGACAGGCTGAAGGAACTTTCCGGGGAACTGGGCGCCGTTTTGCCCAAGGACCTCGTGGTGACGCATTCCCCCCAGCTGCGTGAGATGCTCGAGCGCTACACCATGGACGCCGAGCGCCTGGTGCACGAGGACGTGCTGGGGATCGCCCCTGGGCAGCAGGCCGTCCTGGACGGCGGGGACTACGGCGACAATGTGGAATTGTTCTGAAACCGGAGCATGGGGTCATGGATAACGATACGCCCCCGGCCGCAACCGGCGGGGAAAATCAGGTGTTGGCCCTTTCCGGTGAATACGGCATCGGCGAAATCTCCTCGCTCAGGCAGGAGTTCTCCGACTCGCTGGAATCGACGGCGCAGGAATTGCGCCTGGACCTGGCCGGAGTGGAGAAGGGCGGCCTCCTCTTCTTCCAGCTGCTTTTCTCCCTGGCCGCGCAGGCGCGGCTGGACGGAAAAAGGATCGCATTGGATTTGCCCCTGCCGGAGCCGTTGCGCCAGGCCGCAGGAGAGCTGGGCTTGACCCAGAGGGATTTCGAACAGGCGTTTTCCTACGAGGTTTCAGGATGAAGACCATCATGACTGTGGATGATTCGGCCAGCATACGCCAGATGGTGGCGTTCACCCTCAAGAACGCCGGGTATGCGGTCATCGAGGCCGTGGATGGGAAGGACGCCTTGAGCAAGCTTCAGGGCAAGGTGGACATGGTCATCACCGACCTCAACATGCCCAACATGGACGGCATCTCCCTCATCAAGGGAGTCCGCGCCCAGGCCGCGTACAAGTTCATACCCATCGTCATGCTGACCACCGAATCCCAGGCCGGGAAGAAACAGGAAGGCAAGGACGCAGGGGCCACAGGGTGGATCGTCAAGCCCTTCAAGCCCGAACAGCTCCTGGCCGTGGTCCAGAAGGTGCTCAGATAGCCTGACTCTTGTAACGCGCCGCAACCGGACCAGGCATGGAAGACATCCACCGCAAAGCATTCCTCGACGAGGCGTTCGACCTGCTCCATGAGCTGGAAGCGGCCCTGCTCGAGCTTGAGGACTCCCCCGAAGACCACGAACTCGTGAACCGGGTCTTCCGGGCCATGCATACCCTCAAGGGCTCCGGGGCCATGTTCGGCTTTGACGACATCGCCCAATTCACCCATGAGGTGGAGACCGTCTTCGACAAGGTCCGGTCGGGCGAGGCCCAGGTCACCAAGCGCCTGCTGGACCTGACCTTCGAGGCCAGGGATCACGTCAAGCTGCTGCTCGATCACGACGGGGAGGACCTGAGCGCTTTCGTCCCCCAGGCCGAAAGGATTCTCGAGGGCTTCAGGTCACTGGGGTCGGGCGCGGGAGCCGCCGCGCCCGAGGCCGCGCCCGCCGTCAGGAATGTCTGCCTGCCCGAGACCCCGGACAGCACGGGATCGGTCTTCAGGGTCCGCCTCAAGCCGACACCCGGCATCTACGCCACGGGCAACAATCCCGAGTTCCTGCTGGAAGACCTCAAGGGTTTGGGACCCTCCATGGTTTTCGCCCACATCGAGGGCATCCCGCCACTGCGCGAGCTCGATCCCCAGAACTGCCACGTCTGGTGGGACGTTCTGTTGACCACGGACGTCTCCGAGAGCTGCATCCGGGATGTGTTCATCTTCGCCGAGGACGAGTGCTCCTACAGCATACAGGGCGTAGAGGGCACGGACGACACCGAACTCAAGAGGCTCGGCGAGATCCTCGTGGACCGCGGCGACATCACCCCCGAGGGCGTGACCAAGGCGCTCAGCAGCCAGAAACGCCTCGGGGCCATCCTGTCCGAGGCGGGCCTTCTCTCCGACAAGAGCGTGGAAACGGCCCTGGCCGAGCAGGGACTGGTCAAGGACCGCCTGGAACAGAAAAAAGGGCCGGACGCCGCTTCCAGCCTTCGGGTGTCCACCACCAAACTCGACCTGCTGCAGGATCTGGTGGGCGAGTTGGTGATCGTGCAGGCCCAGATCCGGCAGCTGGCCCCCTCCCTGGGCAACCCCCTGATGCTTACCCTGGCCGAGCAGCTCGAACGCTTAAGCGACGATATCCGCGATTCCACGCTCGCCATCCGCATGTTGACCATCGGCACCACCTTCAGCACCTACCGGCGCCTGGTGCGCGACCTCTCCACGGAGATGGGCAAGGAGATCGACCTCGTCACCAACGGCGAGGAGACCGAGCTGGACAAGACCGTCCTGGATCATCTGGGGGACGCCTTGATCCACTTGCTGCGAAACAGCATCGACCACGGAGTGGAATCCCCGGCCGAGCGCGAGGCGGCGGGCAAGTCCAGGCGCGGGACCATCCGCCTGAGCGCGGAGCATTCCGGCGGCGACGTGGTCATCCGCGTGGAGGACGACGGCAAGGGCATCGACCCTGACAAAGTGCGCAAGCGGGCCGTGGAAAGAGGCCTCATCAACCCGGCCGACGAATTGGGCCTGAGCGAAACCCTCGAACTCATATTCCTGCCCGGTTTTTCCACGGCCCAGACCGTTTCCAGCGTTTCCGGGCGGGGCGTGGGCATGGACGTGGTCAAGCGCGTGGTGAACACCATGCGCGGGAGCATCGAGGTCGACTCCGATCTCGGCCGGGGCTCCACCATCACCATCCGGCTGCCCCTGACGCTTGCGATCATCGACGGCCTGCAGGTCAAGGTCGGCGGGCAGAGCTTCGTCATGCCGCTGGACGCCGTGGAGGAATGCGTCGAGCTCGACCGCGCCCTCATGGGGGCCGACTCCAAGGGGCGCATCATCAACCTGCGCGGCGATGTGGTCCCCTTCATCTCCATGCGCGAGTGGTTCAGCCTGCCCGGGAAGGGGCCGGAGATCGAACAGGTGGTGGTGCTGCGCATCGAGGGAGCGCGCGTGGGCATGGTCGTGGATCACGTGGTGGGCGAGCACCAGACCGTGATCAAGAGCCTCGGCCCGGCGTTTCGAAAGCTGGAGGGATTTTCCGGGGCAACCATCCAGGGGGATGGGACCATGTCGCTTATCCTGGACGTCAAACGCATCGTCCGGATGGTGCTGGATAAGCACAGATAAACTGTGTTAGCTTGTTCTTCATGGCCATGAACAACGTGTCCTCAAGCCGTGCCCAGTCGCTGCCGGACCGCGACTTCAGGCGCCTGTCCGAGTTCATCTACGCCGAGTGCGGCATCAAGCTTCCCCCAGCCAAGAAGACCATGCTCGAAGCCAGGCTCCACAAGAGGCTGCGCCAGCTGGACATGGACTCGTACTCCACCTACTGCGAATACCTTTTCAGCCCAAGCGGCCTGGAAGCGGAGCTCGTAAGCCTCATAGACACCGTGACCACCAACACCACGGAGTTCTTCCGCGAACCCAAGCACTTCGAAATCCTCACCCAGAAGGTGCTGCCGGATTTCATCGACCGCAAGGGGTTCTCCACGCCCTTGCGCTTGTGGAGCGCCGGCTGCTCCTCGGGCGAGGAGCCCTATACGCTGGCCATGGTGCTCTCCGAGTTCACGCGCGTGAATTCCGGTTTCCGCTTCGGCATCCTGGCCACGGACATATCCACCCAGGTGCTCAAAAGGGCCATGAACGCCACCTATCCCGAGGAAAAGCTCCAGCACGTGTCCATGGACTACAAGAAACGCTACATGCTGAAGGGCAAGAACCGCTGCCAGGGACTGATCCGGTTCAACCAGGAGGTGCGGGGGCGCATAGATTTTCAACGGCTCAACTTCATGGAGGAATTCTCCTTCGACAAACCCAAGCACATCATCTTCTGCCGCAACGTCATCATCTATTTCGACCGCAAGACCCAGGAGAACCTCCTGGGGCGGTTCTGCAACTGCCTGGAGCCGGGCGGGCACCTCTTCATAGGCCATTCCGAGAGCATCACCGGCATGGACCTGCCGCTTGCACCCATTGCTCCCACCGTCTACCGCAGAACCTGAGGAGCGACTTCCGGTGAATAAAGGCAAGATACGAGTCCTGGTGGTCGACGATTCGGCCCTGGTCCGCCAGGCTCTCATCGACGTACTCTCCTCGGATCCGGATATCGAAGTCATGGCCACGGCGTCCGACCCGTACCAGGCCGCCGAACGTATCGCCGACGAAGTCCCCGATGTCATCACCCTGGACATCGAGATGCCCCGCATGGACGGGCTCACCTTCCTCAGGAAGATCATGAGCCAGCATCCCATCCCGGTCATCATTTGCTCGACGCTGACCGAGTCCGGCTCGGAAACGACGCTCAAGGCCCTGGAATACGGCGCCGTCGAGATCATCACCAAACCCAAGATCGGGACCAAGCAGTTCCTGGACGAGTCGCGCATCCGCATCTGCGACGCCGTCAAGGCCGCCGCGCGCGCCAAGCTGCGGGGGGGCCTGCGCCTTCCGGCCATGACGGTGGCGCCCAAGCTCTCGGCGGACGCCGTCCTGCCCGGCCCAACGGGGAAAGCCATGTTCGGCACCACGGAAAAAGTCGTGCTGGTGGGAGCGTCAACCGGTGGAACCGAAGCCCTGCGGGTGTTCCTGGAGGCGCTGCCAAGCGACTGCCCCGGTATCGCCATCGTCCAGCACATGCCCGAGAAGTTCACCGCCGCCTTCGCCAAACGCCTGGACTCCATCTGCCGGGTCACGGTCAAGGAAGCCCAGGACAACGACACCATGCTGCGCGGCCAGGCTCTCATCGCGCCCGGCAACAAGCACATGCTCCTCAAACGCTCGGGGGCGCGTTACTACGTGGAGGTCAAGGACGGGCCCTTGGTCAGGCGGCACCGCCCGAGCGTGGATGTCCTGTTCCGGTCCGGGGCGCGCTACGCCGGCAAGAACGCCGTGGGGGTCATCATGACCGGCATGGGTGACGACGGAGCGGAGGGAATGAAGGAAATGAAGGAGTCCGGGGCCTACACCATCGCCCAGGACGAGGCCAGCTGCGTGGTGTTCGGCATGCCGCAGGAGGCAATCAAGCTGGGCGGCGTGGACAAGGTGATGGACCTGGACGCCATCGCCAGGGAGGTCCTGCGCTTCTGCGCGGGATAACGCCATGCCCAGAGAACTTGAAGCCAAATTCGCGGTGGAGTCACTGTCCGCCGTTCGGACCGCCCTGCAAGGCCAGGGCGCGGTCTTGCGCAAGGAATGCCGGTTCGAACGCAACGCGGTGTTCGACACGCCGGGTCGCGACCTCAAGGCGCGCGGCGACCTCTTGCGCCTGCGCCAGACGGACAAGACCGTGCTCACCTGGAAGCGGCCGTCCGACAAGCCCGTTCCGGCCGGGGTCAAGGCCATGGACGAGGTGGAGACCGTCGTGGGAGATTTCGAGGCCATGCGCGAGGTGCTGCACGGCCTGGGCTACGAGGAGGCCCTCTGGTACGAGAAGTGCCGTGAGCAGTGGGTTCTCGGTCAGGCCCTGGTGTGCCTGGACCTTTTGCCCTTCGGCGAATTCGTGGAGATCGAGGGCGACCCGGCCATGATCGCCAGGGCGGCGGACTGTCTGGGGCTGGATATGGCCAAGGCCTGCGCCCTGACCTACCACGACCTCTTCCGGGCGCACCTGGCGGAGCTGGGGCTGCCGCCCCAGGACAGCTTCATCTTCACGGAGAAGCAGAAGGCGGCGCTTCAGAACGCCTGCCCGATCCCGGACTAGCGCCGCCTACTCATCCCGCTCGGCGCCGCAGGCCTGCCTGAAGGCGCACCACGCGCAGGTCCGCGAGGGCTCCGGCGCGAACGTTTCCGTCTCGAGCATCATCTTCAGGATGAATCCGGCCAGCCGGGGGGTCTTCTCCCCGATGCGCTCCTCGCGCTCGTCCGCATCCGCCTCCGCTCCGAACAGGGGCGACTCCTCGCCGTCCTTGCCCAGGCAGACGAACACCGCGTCCGATGCCTCGCGCCCCTCGCTCTGAGCGAAGGCGTGCAGGTACAGGGGCATCTGGATCGAACCCAGCTTTTCCGACAGGTACGGCAGCATGGAAAGCCCGGCCGCGGTGTCGGATGCGTCCACCACGTCCCAGATGTCGGGATCGTCCCAGAACTTCTTGGCCGGTTTCTTGGGCTGGCCGGTCTTGTAGTCCAGGATGACCAGCTCGCCCCCGCGCTGGTCCAGGCGGTCGATGATGCCCCCCAGGTCGTAGCGTTCGCCGTCCACCGTAAGCTTGGCCCGCAGGCGCTTCTCCAGTTCCAGGGGGGTGCACTGCGGGGTGTTGCGGACCAGTCCCGCCAGGCGGCGCTGGGCGGTGCGCTCGAGCATCCGCCTGGCGTGGGCGGGCATCTGCCTGAAGAACTGGGCCTCGGCGAGCCTGCGCGTGAACATCTGCGTGAGCTTCGCGCCGTCCAGTCCGCCGGCCTCCACGGGCTTGCCCAGAAGCGGCCTGAAGAAGTCCTGCAGCGTCTCGTGGACCAGCTCTCCGAGCGCCGGCGGATCGCCTTCCTCGGCCACCTCCTCCAGCGGCTCGAGAGGAGTGAGGTACTTGTAGAAGAAGGCCAGGGGGCAGCGCAGGAAGCTGTCCAGCAGTGTGGGGGAGACGCCCTTGTAGCGCAGGTGCGTGGCCAGCTTCATGCGGCAGGCGCGGGTGTTCTCGACGGCGGGCGAGGCCGGGTGCACGCCGCGCATGGGCATGGTGATGAGGCGGCGGGGCTCCTCGCCGGGCTTGATGAGCCGCCCCCGGCGCTTCTCCTCCTCCCAGATGAGCTGCTCCACGTAGCGGCTGGGAAGGCTCTTGCCGTCCAGAACCCCGGGCT
The window above is part of the Fundidesulfovibrio terrae genome. Proteins encoded here:
- a CDS encoding methyl-accepting chemotaxis protein, whose product is MSGQLPDEDGRILEAARICARELDGLCRGFLESFHSCERDFLRLGDALHGFNATASDVSRRCAELAELTSGEAVSSATSKLSSHLEHMVAACAGSTVGREVAGLETIASVGGKLSENMRDFTRLVKHLSMLGISTRIESARLGSQGLGFSTLADDVEKLAGKIESSSERISSRAIELTKQCHEASKSIVEMENTRKNYSHSAMELLEADLDALDKLRESSNRTAAEISDEAASLVSSVSEAVLSMQFHDIIRQQLEHVAEATSEVRSMAAAGPQTAAGHDARDWEELAGWMRSVLTLQHSQLDNAHGRFSQAMESLCSSLRDIAGRVGNMASKAGGLGSGDAGQRGILGQIEQEIRSIAQALKDYATLETRMSAVMGEVGGSIREMASSVSEIEEVGSEIELIALNASVRAAHTGEEGKALGVLASAIQKLSVDARSQTDKIAALLASVDAGSLDVEAIAGASVDAKTFESSIAELDAEMANLKALDEHVAQAALSVQKEASRLSSDIEATVSSLDFQQGLLSAMAAAEDRLKELSGELGAVLPKDLVVTHSPQLREMLERYTMDAERLVHEDVLGIAPGQQAVLDGGDYGDNVELF
- a CDS encoding DUF6976 family protein, which gives rise to MEQSILGIAETKAKILEGRTLLLAGDENALRKLPKGNWIGGTIPYFITRPLGGLASRSMVHVTDVTDAVAAFEIIRYDHGSLSRVFTDGAEHGFSFIVLPARSIAHLAFALNAPGYNDFGVRPLVGWISGVHLDDLGEVTPKVFNGQTGAMFSEGGLVLHADLAPGKVANVGIVNLFEQGDGDVLTFPVDGFSAREVLVNGVKEDFASYIRRNELDTRLPLVANYYGVMVNTSFQGIDDAEGEVTFYAPVFKGLQYKHAKPVEDYETAFKNRLEAEGQVAEDRVAFSCNCILNYLYSGLEGKRTEPFVGPITFGEIAYQLLNQTLVFLEVGDV
- a CDS encoding helix-turn-helix domain-containing protein, encoding MSNEEVTIPLEVSAIANKGRKSLARAWREHLGLTKEQVATRMGISPAALEQIEAKSARPRRATLAKVATALGIKVEQLTSSVLA
- a CDS encoding response regulator; translation: MKTIMTVDDSASIRQMVAFTLKNAGYAVIEAVDGKDALSKLQGKVDMVITDLNMPNMDGISLIKGVRAQAAYKFIPIVMLTTESQAGKKQEGKDAGATGWIVKPFKPEQLLAVVQKVLR
- a CDS encoding DedA family protein, encoding MIGEYGYWALLIGTFLEGETILLVAGFLAHGGTLDLSFCILAAFVGSLSGDQAAFYVGRWKGKQFVDKRPAWKCRVDRVHQMLERFHEALILSFRFFYGLRNLTPFILGTTDISGIKFFLLNAVGAAIWAVSFGCAGYFFGTLVASVLKDVHHIEMILLIVVVLALLLAWFFRRRKRRKVDQACLANLAQTDQETPPEGGSRPGGSGEN
- a CDS encoding STAS domain-containing protein; translation: MDNDTPPAATGGENQVLALSGEYGIGEISSLRQEFSDSLESTAQELRLDLAGVEKGGLLFFQLLFSLAAQARLDGKRIALDLPLPEPLRQAAGELGLTQRDFEQAFSYEVSG
- a CDS encoding HD domain-containing phosphohydrolase, whose amino-acid sequence is MKILVVDDERHILDSLRRGLMRRYDLTTAEGPEEGLAALHSLGPFAVVISDLAMPGMDGVKFLAKVKDISPLSVRMMLTGHGDFESSVAAVNEGNIFRFLTKPCPVDAIIRAIDAGIEQYRLVMAEKELLRGTLRGCIKVLIDILNLVSPEAFSRGERIKRLMMHVLKRIGMANPLKYELAGMLSQIGMVAVPQEIIFKRFRGMELSPEEAQIYRMHATVASTLLSQIPRMTDVVEIVGHQIDCMNASNESPLPESARLLNICLQYDDLDQLGVDKEAAIDNLRPQWAALAPELFKAFEETVFSDDGYVPRFLSFKDILPGMILRQDIFDEGNTLIMAKGQEITEIARLRLSKLRESFRLPDEINVLVPLRSE